A DNA window from Bacteroidota bacterium contains the following coding sequences:
- the thpR gene encoding RNA 2',3'-cyclic phosphodiesterase encodes MRCFWAVEISRTLWPQVEQLQQMLRRAGAAASWARPEQLHLTLHFLGEQPEAVLGALERIGRRATSQVGPFWLYSDAPGAFPDPNRPRVVWLGFREDENLKRLHRALGQELRAWGFRPEERPFRPHLTVARLKRPMPLRDLLERFPWEPVPQAVRELVLYKSELRPEGARYRALLALPLVGA; translated from the coding sequence ATGCGCTGTTTTTGGGCTGTCGAGATCTCCCGAACGCTCTGGCCGCAGGTGGAGCAGCTGCAGCAGATGTTGCGGCGCGCGGGCGCAGCCGCCTCCTGGGCTCGGCCGGAGCAGCTGCACCTGACGCTCCATTTTCTGGGGGAGCAACCCGAAGCGGTGCTCGGAGCGCTTGAGCGCATCGGCCGACGGGCGACCTCCCAGGTGGGGCCCTTTTGGCTCTACAGCGACGCACCGGGCGCCTTTCCGGATCCGAACCGGCCTCGGGTTGTGTGGCTGGGCTTTCGGGAGGACGAAAACCTGAAACGGCTGCATCGGGCCCTTGGGCAGGAGCTTCGCGCATGGGGCTTTAGGCCCGAAGAGCGGCCCTTTCGGCCCCACCTTACGGTGGCGCGCCTTAAGCGGCCTATGCCCTTGCGAGACCTTCTGGAACGCTTCCCCTGGGAACCTGTGCCCCAGGCGGTGCGGGAGCTCGTGCTGTACAAGAGCGAACTACGCCCCGAGGGGGCCCGCTACAGGGCTCTTCTTGCGCTGCCCCTTGTCGGGGCATAG
- a CDS encoding energy transducer TonB: MIAAAKTLAQLALRRRGRARGLALPAVRGLRPMLVRAHADRRTYALRLAVGLALALSLLTGLLRLPLAPSGSFLLREAPQEAVSLQLVEQTVQPERPPAAPLPLVPIAVPDEKPLAEEPVLTASSELVVGQATPVSSLAPPAEAPPPPPVQTPPSPSEPEVFVVVEEPPEIIGGLERLQQLIRYPDLARKAGIEGLVIVEVLVDPEGRPHRPQLIKRAGGGLDEAALEAVMQLSFKPGRQRGKAVWVRFAIPVRFRLQDPTRPPA, encoded by the coding sequence ATGATCGCGGCAGCAAAAACCTTAGCGCAGCTTGCGCTTCGCCGTCGGGGTCGGGCCCGCGGCCTTGCCCTGCCGGCCGTGCGCGGGCTGAGGCCGATGCTGGTGCGCGCGCACGCCGATCGGCGCACGTACGCGTTGCGTCTGGCCGTGGGGTTGGCGCTGGCCCTGAGCCTGTTAACGGGGCTGTTACGGCTGCCCCTGGCTCCGTCCGGATCGTTTCTGCTCCGAGAAGCCCCGCAGGAGGCGGTTTCGCTACAGCTGGTCGAACAGACCGTGCAGCCGGAGCGTCCCCCCGCTGCGCCTCTGCCGCTTGTGCCGATCGCGGTTCCGGACGAGAAGCCGCTGGCAGAGGAACCCGTCTTAACGGCCTCCAGTGAGCTCGTCGTCGGACAAGCGACGCCGGTCTCCTCGCTTGCGCCTCCAGCCGAAGCCCCGCCGCCTCCGCCCGTGCAGACGCCGCCTTCGCCTTCGGAGCCTGAGGTTTTCGTGGTTGTTGAGGAGCCGCCGGAGATCATCGGAGGGCTTGAGCGGCTGCAGCAGCTCATCCGCTATCCGGATCTGGCCCGCAAGGCCGGTATCGAGGGGCTCGTGATCGTCGAGGTGCTCGTCGATCCCGAGGGCCGGCCGCATAGGCCGCAGTTGATCAAACGCGCCGGAGGTGGGCTTGATGAGGCGGCCCTGGAGGCCGTGATGCAGCTCTCCTTTAAGCCGGGCCGGCAGCGGGGTAAAGCCGTATGGGTGCGCTTTGCGATCCCGGTTCGCTTCCGCCTGCAGGACCCCACAAGACCTCCCGCGTAA
- a CDS encoding TonB-dependent receptor, with the protein MMNRTVLTLLCLGFPLLAWAQEGTIRGRVTDRGTGEPLPGANVVLQGTTLGAAANLQGEYVIARVPAGTYTLVASFVGYRRAQEQITVRAGETVTVNFRLEIDVRGLEEVVVTGVASRTAKAIAPVSVSRISTANLEVSGQYTSLTQLVSGKIAGLQIVNPSGNLGGGFRFFMRSGGGLYGTGQPVIYVDGVRVTNTEITGFGVGGQQYSTLTGLNPEDIESIEVIKGAAGGALYGTSGQNGVILITTKRARGLSNALQIDYRSTFGYNEQARKYDPNIYLTADVANALFRRGPIQDHALSLQGTAGWTRYYTSLDLRREDGHLPSNSLFRRSFRANFDAYPSDRVSLKVNSFFSLTENDRPQNDNNVFGYLGNTLLTPRTWYFTDSLAVRSIENKFRENRFVGSLEMSWAPIQGLELRGVMGYDGLDTRNDATFPPNFTYTGRVRGERNIFQLSRNQFNYDFSARYTYPVAMLRATTILGTQAFIVTQRSFFVQKQNFGSELVKNVGAGLDFINANEAFSNAREAGLFLQQEFNWNDRIFFSGGFRWDFASAYGRDAGNIFYPRADFSVRLDQLGLLPGFFNLFNLFKARVAYGESGALPGIFDGQPLLWSPTPASGYGSGLVVSRFGNTAIKPERTREIEGGIDFELRGGYGLEFTYYRQYTTNSIVNFLLPPSQGTGVNSGGIPRNVGRIDAWGAELSVYATPVRTRNVQTTLNASFAYQDNRVKTLGGAADIFDAFSFTVIRPGLRRNSFYVPRVKGPRFDAQGRYIGFELEENGQRFDHGSPIPIYTGSVGLNVRLFRVFTLSGNGRYALGHKVLNYTLAFTSRSGDFMNNREYLELRRKLGLSIGTNVPRRFYENIPVLTPGTEEYRQAAERLVRLLGESATVENHIQPGDFFRLDELALSFDATSILRRLPGAQSLRSFVITAAGRNLFLTTKYNNPDPEVNFNGGITITNGQDFLTLPAPRVYTISLRVGF; encoded by the coding sequence ATGATGAACCGAACCGTACTAACCCTCCTCTGCTTGGGATTTCCCCTTCTTGCCTGGGCCCAGGAGGGGACCATCCGGGGCCGTGTAACGGATCGGGGCACAGGGGAGCCCCTGCCGGGGGCAAACGTTGTCCTGCAGGGCACCACGCTGGGTGCGGCCGCGAACCTGCAGGGCGAGTACGTGATCGCGCGCGTTCCGGCGGGCACGTATACGCTTGTGGCCTCCTTCGTAGGCTACCGACGCGCGCAAGAGCAGATCACCGTCCGGGCCGGGGAGACCGTGACGGTCAACTTCCGGCTGGAGATCGACGTGCGCGGTCTAGAGGAAGTCGTCGTAACAGGCGTAGCCTCGCGCACGGCCAAGGCCATCGCGCCTGTTTCGGTCTCGCGCATCAGCACGGCCAACCTGGAAGTGAGCGGTCAGTACACATCTCTGACCCAGCTCGTTTCGGGCAAGATCGCCGGGCTGCAAATCGTCAACCCCTCCGGCAACCTCGGTGGAGGCTTCCGCTTCTTTATGCGCTCCGGAGGCGGTCTTTACGGCACGGGCCAGCCCGTGATCTACGTCGACGGCGTGCGCGTGACCAACACCGAGATCACAGGCTTCGGCGTTGGAGGCCAGCAATACTCCACGCTTACGGGGCTGAATCCAGAGGACATCGAGTCCATCGAGGTCATCAAGGGCGCCGCCGGTGGGGCTCTGTACGGCACGAGCGGTCAAAACGGGGTGATTCTCATCACCACCAAGCGCGCCCGGGGCCTTTCGAACGCCCTCCAGATCGACTACCGCTCTACGTTCGGGTACAATGAGCAGGCCCGCAAATACGACCCCAACATTTACCTTACGGCTGATGTCGCCAACGCGCTCTTTCGGCGCGGGCCCATCCAGGATCACGCCCTCTCGCTTCAGGGCACTGCGGGATGGACGCGCTACTACACCTCGCTCGATCTGCGCCGCGAAGACGGGCACCTGCCCAGCAATAGCCTCTTTCGCCGCTCCTTCCGCGCGAACTTCGACGCCTATCCCTCGGACCGGGTGAGCTTGAAGGTGAACTCCTTCTTTTCGCTCACCGAGAACGATCGGCCCCAGAACGACAACAACGTCTTCGGCTATCTGGGCAACACGCTCTTGACCCCGCGCACCTGGTATTTCACCGATAGCCTGGCGGTGCGCTCTATCGAGAACAAGTTCCGCGAAAACCGCTTCGTGGGCTCTCTTGAGATGAGCTGGGCGCCCATACAGGGGCTAGAGCTGCGCGGCGTGATGGGCTATGACGGACTGGATACGCGCAACGACGCCACCTTCCCGCCCAACTTCACCTATACCGGCCGCGTGCGCGGTGAGCGGAACATCTTTCAGCTCAGCCGCAACCAGTTCAACTACGACTTCAGCGCCCGCTACACATATCCCGTGGCCATGCTGCGGGCCACGACGATCCTGGGCACGCAGGCCTTCATCGTAACGCAGCGCTCCTTCTTTGTGCAGAAGCAAAACTTCGGCTCTGAGCTCGTGAAAAACGTTGGAGCCGGTCTGGATTTCATCAACGCCAACGAGGCCTTCTCCAACGCCCGCGAGGCCGGGCTGTTCTTGCAGCAGGAGTTCAACTGGAACGATCGGATCTTCTTCTCCGGCGGCTTCCGCTGGGACTTCGCCAGCGCCTACGGCCGGGACGCGGGGAACATCTTTTACCCGCGCGCGGACTTCTCCGTGCGCTTGGACCAGCTGGGCCTGTTGCCCGGCTTCTTCAACCTGTTTAACCTCTTCAAGGCCCGCGTGGCCTACGGCGAATCCGGCGCCCTTCCGGGGATCTTCGACGGACAACCTCTGCTCTGGTCCCCCACGCCGGCTTCGGGCTACGGCTCTGGCCTGGTCGTGAGCCGCTTCGGCAACACGGCCATTAAGCCGGAGCGCACGCGCGAGATCGAGGGCGGAATCGACTTTGAGCTCCGCGGCGGCTATGGGCTGGAGTTCACGTACTACCGGCAGTATACCACGAACTCGATCGTGAACTTCCTGCTTCCGCCCTCTCAAGGCACGGGCGTAAACTCCGGAGGCATTCCGCGCAACGTGGGCCGCATCGACGCCTGGGGCGCCGAGCTATCCGTTTATGCCACGCCGGTGCGTACGCGCAACGTACAGACCACCCTCAACGCCTCCTTCGCCTACCAGGACAACCGGGTCAAGACCTTAGGCGGGGCCGCAGACATCTTCGACGCTTTCAGCTTCACCGTAATCCGGCCTGGCCTGCGCCGGAACTCCTTCTATGTGCCTCGCGTGAAGGGGCCGCGCTTCGATGCGCAGGGCCGCTACATCGGCTTTGAGCTTGAGGAGAACGGGCAGCGTTTCGATCACGGCTCCCCCATTCCCATCTACACCGGTTCCGTGGGGCTGAACGTGCGCCTGTTCCGCGTCTTCACGCTCTCCGGAAACGGCCGCTATGCCCTGGGCCATAAGGTGCTCAACTACACGCTGGCCTTCACCTCCCGCTCAGGCGACTTCATGAACAACCGCGAGTACCTGGAGCTGCGGCGCAAGCTCGGGCTCTCGATCGGGACCAATGTGCCGCGCCGCTTCTACGAGAACATCCCCGTGCTCACACCGGGAACGGAGGAGTATCGGCAAGCGGCCGAGCGCTTGGTGCGCCTGCTGGGTGAGAGCGCCACGGTGGAGAACCACATCCAGCCGGGCGATTTCTTCCGGCTCGACGAGCTGGCCTTGAGCTTTGACGCCACCTCGATACTGCGCCGGCTGCCCGGGGCGCAGAGCCTGCGCTCGTTTGTGATCACGGCCGCGGGCCGGAATCTGTTCCTTACGACCAAGTACAACAACCCCGACCCCGAGGTGAACTTCAACGGCGGCATCACGATCACGAACGGGCAGGACTTCCTCACGCTCCCTGCTCCGCGCGTGTATACCATAAGCCTGCGGGTCGGCTTCTAA
- a CDS encoding gamma-glutamylcyclotransferase, giving the protein MWVYFFAYGHNMNEANLHRLGIIPQERRGAVLRDFRLVFNKLGARPGEGYANIAPEPGARVEGVLYTLRAEDLERLDLAVGAPHAYERHRVTVETAEGEAVSAYAYRANPAMVRPGLKPSLAYLMELLSARAFLSSAYVQELENAETLEGLSRA; this is encoded by the coding sequence ATGTGGGTCTACTTCTTCGCCTACGGACACAACATGAACGAGGCCAACCTGCACCGGCTGGGGATCATTCCTCAGGAGCGCCGCGGGGCCGTGCTGCGGGATTTCCGGCTCGTTTTCAACAAACTGGGGGCGCGCCCCGGAGAGGGCTACGCGAACATCGCGCCCGAGCCAGGCGCCCGCGTAGAGGGGGTGCTCTACACGTTGCGGGCCGAGGATTTGGAACGGTTGGACTTGGCCGTGGGCGCGCCGCACGCCTATGAGCGGCATCGCGTCACGGTCGAGACGGCCGAGGGCGAGGCGGTTTCGGCCTACGCGTACCGGGCCAACCCCGCCATGGTGCGCCCGGGCCTTAAGCCTTCTTTGGCTTACCTGATGGAGCTTCTCAGCGCGCGCGCTTTCCTAAGCTCCGCCTACGTGCAAGAGCTGGAAAACGCAGAAACCCTCGAAGGGCTCAGCCGGGCGTAG
- the mtaB gene encoding tRNA (N(6)-L-threonylcarbamoyladenosine(37)-C(2))-methylthiotransferase MtaB, which yields MQAEPLCAIDRRGAPEQEPSVAFCTLGCKLNFAETSTLRRQFAARGFRLVEDEDPADVYVINTCAVTEAAERECRKIIRRLLRQNPAAYVIVTGCYAQLRPEELAAIPGVDLVLGAAEKLRLFEYVRDFRKKPEPEIRVSCIDGLEEIAPAYSFGDRTRAFLKVQDGCDYRCAFCTIPKARGPSRSLPLESVLEQAWELASQGVQEIVLSGVNVGDYGRKIGTSLLELLRQLERVPIPRYRISSIEPNLLTPEIVDFVADSERFMPHFHIPLQSGSDRILARMRRRYRRRLYAERALYIKKRLPHAAIGADVIVGFPGETEADFEATCAFLAELPVSYLHVFTYSERPGTPAAQMDGVVPAPVRQERNRRLRLLAYEKRRAFYEEHAGSMRPVLFEATESAGQMSGFTDNYIRVRIPYAPALINRIVPVRLGPPEEGDCVSGTLIK from the coding sequence CCCCTTTGCGCGATCGATCGGCGCGGCGCCCCGGAGCAGGAGCCCTCGGTGGCCTTCTGCACGCTGGGTTGTAAGCTCAATTTTGCCGAGACGAGCACGCTGCGGCGCCAGTTTGCCGCACGCGGGTTCCGGCTCGTCGAGGACGAAGACCCGGCGGATGTGTACGTGATAAACACCTGCGCCGTCACAGAGGCCGCCGAACGCGAATGCCGCAAGATCATCCGGCGCCTGCTGCGCCAAAACCCGGCCGCCTACGTGATCGTAACAGGCTGTTACGCTCAGCTGCGGCCCGAAGAGCTCGCCGCGATCCCGGGCGTGGACCTGGTGCTGGGCGCGGCCGAAAAGCTGCGGCTCTTCGAATACGTTCGGGACTTTCGGAAAAAGCCCGAGCCCGAGATCCGCGTCTCTTGCATCGACGGCCTGGAGGAGATCGCCCCCGCCTACTCCTTCGGCGACCGCACGCGCGCTTTCCTGAAGGTGCAGGACGGCTGCGACTACCGCTGCGCCTTCTGCACCATCCCCAAGGCCCGAGGTCCAAGCCGCAGCCTGCCTCTGGAAAGCGTCTTGGAGCAGGCCTGGGAGCTGGCCTCTCAAGGTGTACAGGAGATCGTCCTAAGCGGAGTCAACGTGGGCGACTACGGGCGCAAAATCGGCACTTCGCTGCTGGAGCTGTTGCGCCAGCTGGAACGCGTCCCCATCCCGCGATACCGGATCAGTTCGATAGAGCCCAACCTGCTTACGCCCGAGATCGTCGACTTTGTGGCCGACTCCGAACGCTTTATGCCGCATTTTCATATCCCGCTGCAGAGCGGCTCAGATCGCATCTTGGCCCGTATGCGACGGCGATACCGAAGGCGGCTGTACGCAGAACGCGCCCTCTACATCAAAAAGCGCCTGCCCCACGCGGCCATCGGCGCGGACGTGATCGTGGGCTTTCCGGGTGAGACCGAGGCGGACTTCGAGGCGACCTGCGCGTTTTTGGCCGAACTTCCCGTCTCCTATCTGCACGTGTTCACGTACTCAGAGCGCCCGGGCACGCCCGCGGCCCAAATGGACGGCGTCGTGCCCGCGCCCGTGCGTCAGGAGCGCAACCGGCGGCTGCGCCTGCTTGCATACGAGAAGCGGCGCGCCTTCTACGAAGAGCACGCCGGAAGCATGCGACCGGTGTTGTTTGAGGCGACCGAGAGCGCAGGACAAATGTCCGGCTTTACGGACAACTACATCAGGGTTCGCATACCCTACGCGCCCGCCCTGATCAACCGCATCGTCCCCGTTCGCCTGGGCCCGCCGGAAGAGGGCGACTGCGTAAGCGGCACGCTCATAAAATAA